From Halorubrum salinarum, the proteins below share one genomic window:
- a CDS encoding diphthine--ammonia ligase, whose protein sequence is MSNWVSLFSGGKDSSWALYRALEEGLDVSRLLTVHPAGDSYMYHTPATELAALAAESVGIDLVEVSPDDFGADDVDDAGAQGDAELKPMEAALRELAADDDLDLAGVTAGAVESEFQTNRIQAMCDRLGIDLFAPLWQRDPVELAEAMFDAGFEIRIVQVAAYGLDESWLGRRFDADALDDLLALREEYGVHPLGEGGEFETYVVDGPHMDRRIDLTYDPVWEGDRGHVEIRDARLE, encoded by the coding sequence ATGAGCAACTGGGTGAGCCTCTTCTCCGGCGGGAAGGACTCCTCGTGGGCGCTGTACCGCGCGCTGGAGGAGGGACTCGACGTCTCGCGGCTGCTGACCGTCCACCCCGCCGGCGACTCGTACATGTACCACACGCCGGCGACGGAGCTCGCCGCGCTCGCGGCCGAGAGCGTCGGGATCGACCTCGTCGAGGTGTCGCCCGACGACTTCGGCGCGGACGACGTCGACGACGCGGGCGCCCAGGGCGACGCCGAGTTGAAGCCGATGGAGGCGGCGCTCCGCGAGCTCGCGGCCGACGACGACCTCGACCTCGCGGGCGTCACCGCGGGCGCGGTCGAGAGCGAGTTCCAGACGAACCGGATTCAGGCGATGTGCGACCGGCTCGGGATCGACCTGTTCGCGCCGCTGTGGCAGCGGGACCCGGTCGAGCTGGCGGAGGCGATGTTCGACGCCGGCTTCGAGATCCGGATCGTTCAGGTGGCGGCGTACGGCCTCGACGAGTCGTGGCTCGGGCGGCGCTTCGACGCGGACGCGCTCGACGACCTGCTCGCGCTCCGCGAGGAGTACGGGGTCCACCCGCTGGGCGAGGGCGGCGAGTTCGAGACGTACGTCGTCGACGGCCCGCACATGGACCGGCGCATCGACCTCACCTACGACCCGGTGTGGGAGGGCGACCGGGGACACGTCGAGATTCGAGACGCCCGGCTGGAGTGA
- a CDS encoding DUF7110 family protein — translation MTGRVFRLHSTLELPLEDVETYFDEDPDLPEEIDDIDITRRNNTLIIKALSDDESISKYTPTAQLKASVTETRVWEEEPPRAGGPQWMDDEEEEIPSELVEFACFKGDRETVLQNSALQYPMFLVLRKIATLSEKGTLTAITEEDGDLEATRIVEGEPRPASIEVVESPQGAGEGDGGVNWRDNEFISD, via the coding sequence ATGACAGGCCGCGTGTTCCGACTTCATTCGACGCTCGAATTGCCCCTCGAAGACGTAGAGACGTACTTCGACGAAGACCCCGATCTGCCGGAGGAGATCGACGACATCGACATCACGCGTCGAAACAACACACTCATCATCAAGGCCCTGTCCGACGACGAGTCGATCAGCAAGTACACCCCCACGGCGCAGCTGAAGGCGTCGGTCACGGAGACCCGCGTCTGGGAGGAGGAGCCGCCCCGCGCCGGCGGCCCGCAGTGGATGGACGACGAGGAGGAAGAGATTCCCTCCGAGCTCGTCGAGTTCGCCTGCTTCAAGGGCGACCGCGAGACCGTCCTCCAGAACTCCGCGCTCCAGTACCCCATGTTCCTCGTGCTCCGCAAGATCGCAACCCTCTCCGAGAAGGGGACGCTGACCGCGATCACCGAGGAGGACGGCGACCTGGAGGCGACGCGGATCGTCGAGGGCGAGCCGCGCCCCGCCAGCATCGAGGTCGTCGAGAGCCCGCAAGGCGCCGGCGAGGGCGACGGCGGCGTCAACTGGCGCGACAACGAGTTCATCTCGGACTGA
- a CDS encoding glutaredoxin family protein: protein MTFSPETDADPEAIEERVETTIADNDVVLFMKGNRLMPQCGYSQRAVELISQHVEEFETVDVLPALPQYREALESHSGWETIPQTFVDGEFVGGSDVLAELDERGELAAELGAE, encoded by the coding sequence ATGACGTTCAGCCCCGAAACGGACGCCGACCCGGAAGCGATCGAGGAGCGCGTCGAGACGACAATCGCCGACAACGACGTGGTGCTTTTCATGAAGGGGAACCGCCTGATGCCGCAGTGCGGCTACTCGCAGCGCGCCGTCGAACTGATCTCCCAGCACGTCGAGGAGTTCGAGACCGTCGACGTGCTGCCCGCGCTGCCGCAGTACCGCGAGGCGCTCGAGTCCCACAGCGGCTGGGAGACGATCCCGCAGACCTTCGTCGACGGCGAGTTCGTCGGCGGGAGCGACGTGCTCGCCGAGCTGGACGAGCGCGGCGAGCTCGCCGCGGAGCTTGGCGCCGAGTGA
- the gfcR gene encoding transcriptional regulator GfcR — protein sequence MKNVDDLIDSAAELAERGLSKGEIADELNVSRETASWLVERGGGAESAEAADATASADIHVDWSALGRDSTRLGYAASAMADLLVKQGEEVDLTVGIEKAGAPLATAVADRLDTDLGTYAPAKHQWEEGDIDEHGGGFSRNFAAIRNRDCYVVDDIITSGTTMRESIDAIREQGGEPVACVVLVDKMGYDEIDGVPVYSLVDVVRVDRDE from the coding sequence ATGAAGAACGTTGACGACCTGATAGACAGCGCGGCGGAGCTCGCGGAGCGGGGGCTCTCGAAGGGCGAGATCGCTGACGAGCTGAACGTCTCCCGCGAGACGGCGAGCTGGCTCGTCGAGCGCGGCGGCGGCGCCGAGAGCGCGGAAGCGGCCGACGCGACCGCCTCCGCCGACATCCACGTCGACTGGTCGGCGCTCGGGCGCGACTCGACCCGCCTCGGCTACGCGGCGAGCGCGATGGCGGACCTCCTCGTCAAGCAGGGCGAGGAGGTCGACCTGACGGTCGGCATCGAGAAGGCCGGCGCGCCGCTCGCCACCGCGGTCGCGGACCGGCTCGACACCGACCTCGGCACGTACGCCCCCGCGAAACACCAGTGGGAGGAGGGAGACATCGACGAGCACGGCGGCGGCTTCTCGCGGAACTTCGCCGCGATCCGGAACCGCGACTGCTACGTCGTCGACGACATCATCACCTCGGGGACGACGATGCGGGAGTCGATCGACGCGATCCGCGAGCAGGGCGGCGAGCCCGTCGCGTGCGTCGTCTTGGTCGACAAGATGGGGTACGACGAGATAGACGGCGTCCCAGTCTACTCGCTCGTCGACGTGGTCCGCGTCGACCGCGACGAGTAG
- a CDS encoding glucose 1-dehydrogenase, with translation MNAIAVYEGADEPVVTEKPRPEPAPGEALVRTLRVGVDGTDHEVIAGGHGGTPAGEDHLVLGHEAVGVVEDPNDTPFEVGDVVVPTVRRPPNGANEYFARGEPDMAPEGEYHERGIVGAHGFMAEYFTSPAEFLVEIPPALAEWGFLVEPVSIAEKALDHAYASRSAFRWEPESALVLGNGSLGLLTVATLDEEFERTYCLGRRERPDPTIDIIESLGATYVNSNETPIPEVPGAYEPMDLVFEATGYAPHAFETIEALAPNGVGALLGVPGDWEFEIDGGRLHREFVLHNKALVGSVNSGYGHFESAVESLSALSDEFLGDLVTGVHGLDDFEAAFADDDTTIKTAVEFAAYEER, from the coding sequence ATGAACGCGATAGCCGTCTACGAGGGAGCCGACGAACCGGTCGTGACAGAGAAGCCGCGACCGGAGCCCGCGCCCGGCGAGGCGCTCGTTCGGACCCTGCGGGTCGGCGTCGACGGCACGGACCACGAGGTCATCGCCGGCGGGCACGGCGGGACGCCCGCGGGCGAGGACCACCTCGTGTTGGGCCACGAGGCCGTCGGCGTGGTCGAGGACCCCAACGACACGCCGTTCGAGGTCGGGGACGTGGTCGTTCCGACGGTCCGCCGCCCGCCGAACGGCGCCAACGAGTACTTCGCGCGCGGCGAGCCGGACATGGCGCCGGAGGGGGAGTACCACGAGCGCGGCATCGTCGGCGCGCACGGGTTCATGGCCGAGTACTTCACCAGCCCCGCGGAGTTCTTAGTCGAGATCCCGCCCGCGCTCGCCGAGTGGGGGTTCCTCGTCGAGCCGGTCTCGATCGCGGAGAAGGCGCTCGACCACGCGTACGCCAGCCGGTCGGCGTTCCGCTGGGAGCCCGAGTCGGCGCTCGTGCTCGGCAACGGGTCGCTCGGCCTCCTGACCGTCGCGACCCTCGACGAGGAGTTCGAGCGGACCTACTGTCTCGGGCGGCGCGAGCGCCCGGACCCGACGATCGACATCATCGAGTCGCTGGGGGCGACGTACGTGAACTCCAACGAGACGCCGATCCCAGAGGTGCCCGGCGCGTACGAGCCCATGGACCTCGTCTTCGAGGCGACGGGGTACGCCCCGCACGCGTTCGAGACCATCGAGGCGCTCGCGCCCAACGGCGTCGGCGCGCTCCTCGGCGTCCCGGGCGACTGGGAGTTCGAGATCGACGGCGGCCGGCTCCACCGCGAGTTCGTCCTCCACAACAAGGCGCTCGTCGGCAGCGTCAACTCCGGGTACGGCCACTTCGAGTCCGCCGTCGAGTCGCTCTCGGCCCTTTCGGACGAGTTCTTAGGCGATCTCGTGACCGGCGTCCACGGGCTCGACGACTTCGAGGCCGCGTTCGCGGATGACGACACGACTATTAAAACGGCGGTCGAATTCGCCGCGTATGAAGAACGTTGA
- a CDS encoding NRDE family protein: MCTLTLAWRTFGDAPVALAATRDEALDRPSEPPAVRGATSGDGGRADDGGRGTDGDAGGRVRYVAPRDAEAGGTWIGVSEGGLVVAVTNRWLDADREGDRSRGLLVRDCLTAPSAEAAVRAVERELDERDYDGFNLVLADERAAFLLAYDGGLAATRLDPGVHVVGNVGGVVNGTEQFAVPERRRAFGEERADSARRIAAALVPEPGESGASWLDRASGVLADHEYGACLHGDSFGTRSFTRIRTGDAPEMAYADGPPCETPAEPVSLPADFAVGDD; encoded by the coding sequence GTGTGTACCCTGACTCTCGCGTGGCGGACGTTCGGCGACGCCCCCGTCGCGCTCGCCGCCACCCGCGACGAGGCGCTCGACCGCCCGAGCGAGCCCCCCGCGGTTCGCGGCGCAACGAGCGGTGACGGCGGCCGGGCGGACGACGGCGGCCGCGGAACGGACGGCGACGCCGGCGGGCGCGTCCGGTACGTCGCTCCGCGCGACGCGGAGGCCGGCGGGACGTGGATCGGCGTCTCCGAGGGCGGCCTCGTCGTCGCCGTCACGAACCGGTGGCTCGACGCCGACCGCGAGGGCGACCGGTCGCGCGGGCTGCTCGTCCGCGACTGCCTGACGGCCCCCTCCGCCGAGGCGGCGGTGCGAGCGGTCGAGCGCGAGCTCGACGAGCGCGACTACGACGGCTTCAACCTCGTCCTCGCGGACGAGCGGGCGGCGTTCCTGCTGGCGTACGACGGCGGCCTGGCCGCGACCAGGCTCGATCCGGGCGTCCACGTCGTCGGCAACGTCGGCGGCGTGGTCAACGGTACGGAGCAGTTCGCGGTCCCCGAGCGGCGGCGGGCGTTCGGCGAGGAGCGCGCCGACAGCGCGAGACGGATCGCGGCCGCCCTGGTCCCGGAGCCGGGCGAGTCGGGGGCGTCGTGGCTCGACCGCGCGAGCGGCGTCCTCGCCGACCACGAGTACGGCGCCTGCCTCCACGGAGACTCGTTCGGCACGCGGTCGTTCACCCGGATCCGGACCGGCGACGCCCCCGAGATGGCCTACGCCGACGGACCGCCGTGCGAGACGCCCGCGGAACCGGTGTCGCTCCCGGCCGATTTCGCGGTCGGCGACGACTGA
- a CDS encoding helix-turn-helix transcriptional regulator produces MSASEIESDLSADERAGLELIRETGGIHQSDFWKELDVSSRKGSRIAESLEEAGVIQREDTVYDGHNTYYLEPAPRDLDFSLLMADDMLSPFIGEEEVDAQADAFSQWMMNLAYEEY; encoded by the coding sequence ATGAGCGCGTCCGAAATCGAGTCCGACCTGTCGGCGGACGAGCGCGCCGGCCTCGAACTCATCCGCGAGACCGGCGGCATCCACCAGAGCGACTTCTGGAAGGAGCTCGACGTCTCCTCGCGGAAGGGGAGCCGCATCGCCGAGTCCTTAGAGGAGGCGGGGGTCATCCAGCGGGAAGACACCGTCTATGACGGTCACAACACCTACTACTTGGAGCCCGCGCCGCGCGACCTCGACTTCTCGCTGCTGATGGCCGACGACATGCTCTCGCCGTTCATCGGCGAGGAGGAGGTCGACGCGCAGGCCGACGCCTTCTCGCAGTGGATGATGAACCTCGCGTACGAGGAGTACTGA
- a CDS encoding Na(+)/H(+) antiporter subunit D, whose protein sequence is MTAPVGLLSSIPPYVLVAFAALAVLALPRRAGHAVAALATAFTFVQAVLLGDGGTGAHLATQFLGFEVVFFNVDQFSLLMGVVVGFLATAAVLYAYGSEAPTWLSAFALLYVATTLGTIYAGDWLTLVFFWELTAVTSTLLVWQHGGAAVRAGYRYALFHGTGGTVLLAAVVVHFANAGTFLFSETAGIDPAATVLAAIGIGINCGFIFLHSWLPDTYPRPHVAASVFLSVFTTKTAAYVMYRAFPEGGMWLAYLGGFMAVYGAFFALLQYDPRRLLSYHIQAQLGYMLAGFGLATAVGEFAVVGGFAHLFNNVLYKSLLFMAVGVVVYRTGVEDIREMGGLWRVMPVTFVVYLVGAASITAVPGFNGFISKGMVLDSAHEVHNYVLLLDSGLLWWLLVLGGVGTFMSFIKLGYYVFFHGSATLSPDDATPFQTVGMVLAAGACVFFGVFYTQLIEVMPFTDLILSDEVYFKPYSRSHLTESAALLVAGFVGFFALKRPLGWLAHRMPDVDRVLFPAAFYLGRSSVWGVTELWAAVDRATMALAGATMRTATRPREVLARAGIDTEIRAGIGRSVLFLTLAAGVALFAFMLA, encoded by the coding sequence GTGACTGCGCCCGTCGGTCTCCTGAGCTCGATTCCGCCGTACGTCCTCGTCGCGTTCGCGGCGCTCGCGGTGCTGGCGCTGCCGCGGCGGGCAGGGCACGCGGTCGCGGCGCTGGCGACGGCGTTCACCTTCGTCCAGGCGGTGCTGCTGGGCGACGGCGGCACCGGCGCGCACCTCGCGACGCAGTTCCTCGGCTTCGAGGTCGTGTTCTTCAACGTCGACCAGTTCTCGCTGCTGATGGGCGTGGTCGTCGGCTTCCTCGCGACCGCCGCGGTGCTGTACGCCTACGGCAGCGAGGCGCCGACGTGGCTGTCCGCGTTCGCGCTGCTGTACGTCGCCACCACCCTCGGGACCATCTACGCCGGCGACTGGCTCACGCTCGTCTTCTTCTGGGAGCTGACGGCGGTCACGTCGACGCTGCTCGTCTGGCAGCACGGCGGGGCGGCCGTGCGGGCCGGCTACCGCTACGCGCTGTTCCACGGCACCGGCGGGACCGTCCTGCTCGCAGCGGTGGTCGTCCACTTCGCGAACGCCGGGACGTTCCTGTTCTCGGAGACGGCGGGCATCGACCCGGCCGCGACGGTGCTCGCCGCGATCGGGATCGGGATCAACTGCGGGTTCATCTTCCTGCACAGCTGGCTCCCCGACACCTACCCCCGCCCGCACGTCGCGGCGTCGGTGTTCCTCTCGGTGTTCACGACGAAGACCGCCGCCTACGTGATGTACCGCGCCTTCCCCGAGGGCGGCATGTGGCTCGCGTACCTCGGCGGGTTCATGGCCGTCTACGGCGCGTTCTTCGCGCTGCTCCAGTACGACCCGCGCCGCCTGCTGTCGTACCACATCCAGGCCCAGCTGGGCTACATGCTCGCCGGCTTCGGCCTCGCCACGGCGGTCGGCGAGTTCGCGGTCGTCGGAGGCTTCGCGCACCTGTTCAACAACGTCCTCTACAAGAGCCTCCTGTTCATGGCGGTCGGCGTCGTGGTGTACCGGACCGGAGTCGAGGACATCCGCGAGATGGGCGGGCTCTGGCGGGTGATGCCCGTCACCTTCGTCGTCTACCTCGTCGGCGCGGCCTCGATTACCGCGGTGCCGGGGTTCAACGGCTTCATCTCGAAGGGGATGGTGCTCGACTCCGCCCACGAGGTACACAACTACGTCCTGCTCTTGGACAGCGGGCTGCTCTGGTGGCTGCTCGTCCTCGGCGGCGTGGGGACGTTCATGTCGTTCATCAAGCTGGGCTACTACGTGTTCTTCCACGGGTCGGCGACGCTGTCGCCCGACGACGCCACGCCGTTCCAGACGGTCGGCATGGTGCTGGCCGCCGGGGCGTGCGTCTTCTTCGGCGTCTTCTACACCCAGCTGATCGAGGTGATGCCGTTCACCGACCTCATCCTCAGCGACGAGGTGTACTTCAAGCCGTACAGTCGGAGCCACCTGACCGAGAGCGCGGCGCTGCTCGTCGCCGGGTTCGTCGGCTTCTTCGCGCTGAAACGCCCGCTCGGCTGGCTCGCCCACCGGATGCCGGACGTCGACCGCGTGCTGTTCCCGGCCGCGTTCTACCTCGGGCGCAGCTCGGTGTGGGGCGTCACCGAGCTGTGGGCCGCCGTCGACCGCGCGACGATGGCGCTCGCGGGCGCGACGATGCGGACCGCGACCCGCCCGCGAGAGGTGCTCGCGCGGGCCGGGATCGACACCGAGATCCGCGCCGGCATCGGTCGCAGCGTGCTATTCTTGACGCTCGCGGCCGGCGTCGCGCTGTTCGCCTTCATGCTGGCCTGA
- a CDS encoding proton-conducting transporter transmembrane domain-containing protein encodes MTDVVLSDPRPLLAVLVSFVAAFLIVASHRSPNVREGWTLVASLAKFGIVASMLPAVLDGRTFEWSAGAFLPGVGAPIEFALRADALGMLFAFLASGLWIITSFYSIGYMRGLDEPNQTRYFAAFAVSLAATMGIAFAGNLVTIFVFYELLSIATYPLVAHDETAEARSAGRKYLAYTMFGGGVLVLAGTALVYLLAGSVDFTAGGIAELANADPGLAMLAFFLLAIGFGVKAGIMPLHQWLPEAMVAPTPVSGLLHAVAVVKSGAFGVSRVVLDVFGPELVFDLSLPLGFTAGLVLSTIGAITLTAASLIALRKDHLKRRLAYSTISQLSYIILGLGLFGWYGLVGALLHIPAHAFMKLTLFFCAGNIHVSTHTDYISQMAGIGKRMPLTMGAFTVASLGMAGIPLLAGFVSKYYMLIGGVRMGMSFTPVAYYLAGALLLSGVLNIAYFWPVIYTAFFEAEDAHDAKPLVDFPLGGESRSIVAATDGGRAEDHAATDGGRAGDDADEGSDEANEEDDDADPAGDVDDIVADAGGPAPDDSDGPSSAPDGVDESEVPDADLDDLPTDEEGVVRPDFAATERDFSEPAERVDTGDYAVDQRPSDADVPFGPGRGEANSTDTGKPDAGDADRVADEGRGPDDPHGDHDDDPHGGHDADTHDDGHHGGPPPGGWEHIAGLDALRGRESTWFTLGPILAAMTLAVLLGVIPYEMGFLELIELIVDARLPEGVVRP; translated from the coding sequence ATGACTGACGTTGTACTCTCAGACCCACGACCCCTGCTGGCGGTTCTCGTCTCGTTCGTCGCGGCGTTCCTCATCGTCGCGTCGCACCGCTCGCCGAACGTCCGCGAGGGCTGGACGCTCGTCGCGTCGCTCGCGAAGTTCGGTATCGTCGCGTCGATGCTCCCGGCAGTCCTCGACGGTCGGACCTTCGAGTGGTCGGCCGGCGCGTTCCTGCCCGGCGTCGGCGCGCCGATCGAGTTCGCCCTCCGCGCGGACGCGCTCGGCATGCTGTTCGCGTTCCTCGCCAGCGGGCTGTGGATAATCACCTCCTTCTACAGCATCGGCTACATGCGCGGGCTCGACGAGCCGAACCAGACCCGGTACTTCGCGGCGTTCGCGGTGTCGCTCGCCGCGACGATGGGCATCGCGTTCGCCGGCAACCTCGTGACGATATTCGTCTTCTACGAGCTGCTGTCGATCGCGACGTACCCGCTCGTCGCGCACGACGAGACGGCCGAGGCGCGCTCGGCCGGCCGCAAGTACCTCGCGTACACGATGTTCGGCGGCGGCGTGCTCGTCCTCGCTGGCACCGCGCTCGTCTACCTGCTCGCGGGCAGCGTCGACTTCACCGCGGGCGGCATCGCGGAGCTCGCGAACGCCGACCCCGGGCTGGCGATGCTCGCCTTCTTCCTGCTCGCGATCGGGTTCGGCGTGAAGGCCGGGATCATGCCGCTCCACCAGTGGCTCCCCGAGGCGATGGTGGCGCCGACGCCCGTCTCCGGGCTCCTCCACGCGGTCGCCGTCGTCAAGTCCGGCGCGTTCGGCGTCTCGCGGGTCGTCCTCGACGTGTTCGGCCCCGAACTGGTCTTCGACCTGTCGCTCCCGCTCGGCTTCACGGCGGGGCTCGTCCTATCGACCATCGGCGCGATCACGCTCACGGCGGCCTCGCTCATCGCCCTCCGGAAGGACCACCTGAAGCGCCGGCTCGCCTACTCGACGATCAGCCAGCTGAGCTACATCATCCTCGGGCTCGGCCTCTTCGGGTGGTACGGGCTCGTGGGCGCGCTCCTCCACATCCCGGCGCACGCGTTCATGAAGCTCACCCTGTTCTTCTGTGCGGGCAACATCCACGTGTCCACCCACACGGACTACATCTCGCAGATGGCGGGGATCGGCAAGCGGATGCCCCTGACGATGGGGGCGTTCACGGTGGCCTCGCTCGGGATGGCGGGGATCCCGCTCCTCGCCGGCTTCGTCAGCAAGTACTACATGCTCATCGGCGGGGTGCGGATGGGGATGAGCTTCACCCCGGTCGCGTACTACCTCGCCGGCGCGCTGCTGCTCTCCGGCGTGCTCAATATCGCGTACTTCTGGCCCGTGATCTACACCGCCTTCTTCGAGGCGGAGGACGCCCACGACGCGAAGCCCCTCGTGGACTTCCCGCTCGGCGGCGAGTCGCGGTCGATCGTCGCGGCGACGGACGGCGGCCGCGCCGAGGACCACGCGGCGACGGACGGCGGCCGCGCCGGTGACGACGCGGACGAGGGAAGCGACGAGGCGAACGAGGAGGACGACGACGCGGATCCCGCCGGCGACGTCGACGACATCGTCGCGGACGCTGGGGGACCGGCGCCGGACGACTCGGACGGACCCTCGTCCGCGCCCGACGGCGTCGACGAGTCCGAGGTCCCCGACGCCGACCTCGACGACCTCCCGACCGACGAGGAAGGCGTCGTCCGGCCGGACTTCGCGGCGACCGAGCGCGACTTCTCGGAGCCGGCCGAGCGCGTCGACACCGGCGACTACGCGGTCGACCAGCGGCCGTCCGACGCCGACGTGCCGTTCGGTCCCGGCCGCGGTGAGGCGAACTCGACGGACACGGGCAAGCCGGACGCCGGTGACGCGGACCGCGTCGCCGACGAGGGGCGTGGCCCCGACGACCCGCACGGCGACCACGACGACGACCCGCACGGCGGGCACGACGCCGACACGCACGACGACGGTCACCACGGCGGGCCGCCGCCGGGCGGCTGGGAGCACATTGCCGGCCTCGACGCGCTCCGCGGCCGGGAGTCGACGTGGTTCACGCTCGGGCCGATCCTCGCCGCGATGACGCTCGCGGTGCTGCTCGGCGTGATCCCCTACGAGATGGGCTTCCTGGAGCTGATCGAGCTCATCGTCGACGCGCGGCTCCCAGAGGGGGTGGTCCGCCCGTGA
- a CDS encoding proton-conducting transporter transmembrane domain-containing protein yields MTDVLLPLAIVVPIVAATLPLALGLRYDRVGWPVAAVGTTAVAGIAAAIAAEVVLNGPFDHALGGFLPPVGIELVADRLSVAVLLLVAAVSVATLAFARAAGPHGNPFYSAYLLLVGGLAGMTLTGDLFNLFVFLEITGLTTYALIASDRTGASAYASLKYLVVGTVGASLYLLGVGYVFLATGTLNMLDVQAQIVAQAGYGDPLVRASYAFIVTGLALKIAIFPVHSWQPDAYQRAPDSVTTIVAALVSTTSAYALIRVTYTVFTVDFLAANEGIATALLAVSTVSIVAGSALAAMQSNLKRMFAYSSVAQFGMIGAAVALANETALLGGIVHLIGHAILKFGLFLGIGLLALGYGTRRIEDLASAARAAPYTSGALAVLGLALVGIPPSIGFLGKWYIGVGAVDAGLAGGGAVGIAVAAAIFVSTLFTLSYVARLLERFYFAGAGLPGDHGEVPSDGAAADGGRAGDSAATDGGEGSVAKTADGLPAPVEGAPRSSLVPDRVPTAPLLALALAVVAAVGLGFGGFSLAEWFGPFITEVFA; encoded by the coding sequence ATGACTGACGTCCTCCTGCCGCTCGCGATCGTCGTCCCCATCGTGGCGGCGACGCTGCCGCTGGCGCTCGGCCTGCGGTACGACCGCGTCGGCTGGCCGGTCGCCGCGGTCGGGACGACCGCCGTGGCGGGGATCGCGGCCGCGATCGCCGCTGAAGTGGTGCTGAACGGCCCGTTCGACCACGCGCTCGGCGGCTTCCTCCCGCCGGTCGGGATCGAGCTCGTCGCCGACCGGCTGTCGGTCGCGGTGCTGCTGCTCGTGGCCGCGGTCTCGGTCGCGACGCTCGCGTTCGCGCGGGCCGCCGGCCCCCACGGGAACCCCTTCTACAGCGCCTACCTCCTGCTGGTCGGGGGGCTCGCCGGGATGACGCTCACCGGGGACCTGTTCAACCTGTTCGTCTTCTTGGAGATCACCGGGCTGACGACGTACGCGCTCATCGCTTCCGACCGCACCGGGGCGAGCGCGTACGCCTCGCTGAAGTACCTCGTCGTCGGCACGGTCGGCGCCTCGCTGTACCTGCTCGGCGTTGGCTACGTCTTCCTCGCGACGGGGACGCTCAACATGCTCGACGTCCAGGCGCAGATCGTCGCGCAGGCCGGCTACGGCGACCCGCTGGTCCGCGCGAGCTACGCGTTCATCGTGACGGGGCTGGCGCTGAAGATCGCCATCTTCCCGGTCCACTCCTGGCAGCCGGACGCCTACCAGCGGGCGCCGGACTCGGTCACGACGATCGTCGCGGCGCTGGTCTCGACGACGAGCGCGTACGCGCTCATCCGCGTGACCTACACCGTGTTCACGGTCGACTTCCTCGCGGCCAACGAGGGGATCGCGACCGCGCTGCTCGCCGTTTCGACGGTCTCGATCGTCGCTGGCTCCGCGCTCGCCGCGATGCAGTCGAACCTCAAGCGGATGTTCGCGTACTCCTCGGTCGCGCAGTTCGGCATGATCGGCGCGGCGGTCGCGCTGGCGAACGAGACGGCCCTGCTCGGCGGGATCGTCCACCTGATCGGCCACGCGATCCTGAAGTTCGGCCTGTTCCTCGGGATTGGGCTGCTCGCGCTGGGCTACGGCACCCGGCGGATCGAGGACCTCGCGAGCGCCGCGCGCGCCGCCCCGTACACGTCCGGCGCGCTCGCGGTCCTCGGGCTCGCCTTGGTCGGCATCCCGCCGTCGATCGGCTTCCTCGGCAAGTGGTACATCGGCGTGGGCGCGGTCGACGCCGGCCTCGCCGGCGGCGGCGCGGTCGGGATCGCGGTCGCGGCGGCGATATTCGTCAGCACGCTGTTCACGCTGTCGTACGTCGCGCGGCTGCTCGAGCGGTTCTACTTCGCCGGCGCCGGGCTCCCGGGCGACCACGGCGAGGTGCCCAGTGACGGCGCGGCCGCCGACGGTGGCCGCGCGGGCGACTCCGCCGCGACCGACGGCGGCGAGGGGTCCGTCGCGAAGACGGCCGACGGCCTCCCGGCGCCCGTCGAGGGCGCGCCGCGGTCGTCGCTCGTCCCCGACCGGGTGCCGACGGCGCCGCTGCTCGCGCTCGCGCTGGCGGTGGTGGCGGCGGTCGGCCTCGGATTCGGCGGCTTCTCGCTCGCGGAGTGGTTCGGCCCGTTCATCACGGAGGTGTTCGCATGA
- a CDS encoding cation:proton antiporter subunit C: MSAPLGAGAAVSTLASATGAVDVLATRHAYVAFAVLLCIGLYMMIANPNLVKKIIGLNLFQTAIFLLFIASAYVDGGSIPIVPTGGPEGGLYVSPLPHVLVLTAIVVGVSLTAVGLALCIRIYDEYGTLRTDTLRELLRDEGSIPSRRSAGASGADGAVESPETGGEADD, encoded by the coding sequence GTGTCCGCCCCGCTCGGCGCCGGCGCGGCCGTCTCGACGCTCGCCTCGGCCACCGGCGCGGTCGACGTGCTCGCAACGAGACACGCGTACGTCGCGTTCGCGGTGCTGCTGTGCATCGGCCTTTACATGATGATCGCGAATCCGAACCTCGTGAAGAAGATCATCGGTCTCAACCTGTTCCAGACGGCGATCTTCCTGTTGTTCATCGCCTCGGCGTACGTCGACGGCGGATCGATCCCGATCGTCCCGACCGGCGGGCCGGAGGGCGGCCTCTACGTCAGTCCGCTCCCGCACGTCCTCGTGCTCACCGCCATCGTCGTGGGCGTGAGCCTCACCGCCGTCGGGCTCGCGCTGTGTATCCGGATATACGACGAGTACGGGACGCTGCGGACCGACACGCTCCGCGAACTGCTCCGCGACGAGGGGTCGATCCCGTCGCGGCGGTCGGCGGGAGCGTCGGGGGCGGACGGCGCGGTCGAGTCGCCCGAGACGGGAGGTGAGGCGGATGACTGA